The Prevotella melaninogenica ATCC 25845 genome includes a window with the following:
- a CDS encoding transketolase family protein, with translation MNDKHLMDQAADNIRILAVSMVEKAKSGHPGGAMGGADFINVLFSEFLVFDPDQPEWTGRDRFYLDPGHMSPMLYAALTLQRKFTIDDIKQFRQWGSITPGHPERDIAHGIENSSGPLGQGHAYAAGAAVAEKFLEARLGHTMMQHKIYAFISDGGVQEGISAEVGRLAGNLGLNNLIMFYDANNIQLSTECGAVMDEDTGMKYRAWGWNVLEIDGNNPDAIREALVAANKEESRPTLIIGRTIMAKGALQADGSSYENSIKTHGAPLGGDAYRNTVKNLGGDLEDPFKIFPEVQKLYDDRAAELRKIVAERHAAEAQWEKENPEKAAQMREWFSGKAPKIDWSGLVQKRDIPTRNGSAACLGVIAEQVPNMIVSSADLSNSDKTDGFLNKTHALTRDDFSGAFFQAGVSELAMACMCIGMMLHGGVITAMGTFFVFSDYMKPAIRMAALMQTPVKFVWSHDAFRVGEDGPTHEPVEQEAQIRLMEKLQNHAGQDSVRVLRPADSDAATVCWQMAMENMDTPTALIFSRQNVKSLPEGTDYQQTRKGAYIVTGSDEQFDVILVASGSEVSTCVAGAELLRKDGVKVRVVSAPSEGLFRRQSKEYQEQILPRDAKIFGLTAGLPVTIEGLVGANGKVFGLNSFGFSAPYTVLDEKLGFTPENVYKQVKEFLA, from the coding sequence ATGAATGACAAGCATTTGATGGACCAAGCAGCGGATAACATCAGAATTCTCGCAGTGTCAATGGTTGAAAAAGCTAAATCAGGACACCCTGGTGGCGCTATGGGCGGTGCCGACTTTATCAACGTTCTCTTCTCTGAATTTCTCGTCTTTGACCCAGATCAGCCTGAGTGGACTGGACGTGACCGATTCTATCTCGACCCAGGTCACATGTCACCAATGCTCTATGCAGCGTTAACACTCCAGAGAAAGTTCACAATTGACGATATAAAGCAATTCCGTCAGTGGGGTTCAATCACACCTGGTCATCCAGAAAGAGATATCGCACATGGCATAGAGAACTCTTCTGGTCCACTTGGACAAGGCCATGCCTACGCTGCTGGTGCAGCAGTTGCTGAGAAATTCCTTGAAGCACGACTTGGTCATACCATGATGCAACACAAGATTTATGCCTTTATCTCTGACGGTGGTGTCCAAGAAGGTATTAGTGCAGAGGTAGGACGATTGGCAGGAAACTTAGGACTCAACAATCTTATTATGTTCTATGACGCCAATAACATTCAGCTTTCTACGGAGTGTGGAGCGGTTATGGACGAAGATACTGGCATGAAATATCGTGCTTGGGGATGGAATGTGTTGGAGATTGATGGCAATAATCCAGACGCTATTCGTGAAGCACTTGTAGCTGCTAACAAGGAAGAAAGCCGCCCTACGCTTATCATCGGTAGGACTATTATGGCAAAAGGAGCATTGCAGGCTGACGGTAGTAGCTACGAAAACAGCATTAAAACACATGGCGCACCATTGGGTGGTGATGCCTATAGAAATACAGTAAAGAATCTTGGTGGTGACTTAGAAGACCCATTCAAGATTTTCCCAGAGGTTCAGAAGCTTTATGATGACCGTGCAGCAGAACTCAGAAAGATTGTTGCTGAGCGTCATGCAGCTGAAGCACAATGGGAGAAAGAGAACCCTGAGAAGGCAGCACAGATGCGTGAGTGGTTCTCAGGCAAGGCTCCAAAGATTGACTGGAGTGGCCTTGTACAGAAGCGCGACATTCCTACACGTAATGGTTCTGCAGCTTGTCTCGGTGTTATCGCAGAGCAAGTTCCTAACATGATTGTATCATCAGCCGACCTCAGCAACTCTGATAAGACAGATGGATTCCTTAACAAGACACACGCGCTCACACGTGATGACTTCAGCGGAGCCTTCTTCCAGGCTGGTGTTAGCGAGTTGGCAATGGCATGTATGTGTATCGGTATGATGCTTCATGGTGGTGTCATCACTGCTATGGGAACCTTCTTCGTGTTCTCAGACTATATGAAACCGGCTATTCGCATGGCTGCTCTCATGCAGACTCCAGTTAAGTTTGTATGGAGTCATGACGCTTTCCGCGTTGGTGAGGATGGTCCTACACACGAGCCAGTAGAACAAGAAGCACAGATTCGTTTGATGGAGAAGTTGCAAAACCACGCTGGACAAGACTCTGTTCGTGTGCTTCGTCCTGCCGATAGTGATGCTGCAACCGTTTGCTGGCAGATGGCTATGGAGAACATGGATACGCCAACAGCACTCATCTTCTCCCGTCAGAATGTGAAGAGTTTGCCAGAGGGAACAGACTATCAGCAGACTCGCAAGGGTGCATACATCGTAACAGGCTCTGACGAGCAGTTTGATGTTATCCTCGTTGCAAGTGGTTCTGAGGTTTCTACCTGCGTTGCTGGAGCTGAGTTGTTGCGCAAGGACGGAGTGAAGGTACGTGTCGTAAGCGCACCATCAGAGGGTCTTTTCCGCCGTCAGAGTAAGGAGTATCAGGAGCAGATTCTGCCAAGAGACGCTAAGATCTTCGGTCTTACAGCAGGTTTGCCAGTGACTATCGAGGGCTTGGTTGGTGCCAATGGAAAGGTATTCGGCCTTAACAGCTTCGGTTTCTCAGCACCTTACACAGTCTTGGATGAGAAGTTAGGCTTCACTCCAGAGAATGTATATAAGCAAGTAAAAGAGTTTTTAGCATAA
- a CDS encoding NUDIX hydrolase translates to MNKYYKGEPKLLVSVDCIVLGFENKKLQLLVGKRKVEPYSGKLSLYGGFVRENESLKEAANRVLFQCTGINDIYMRQVGAFGETDRDPGDRVISIAYCALINVSDYDNKLLEENDLQWVDINKLPELFGDHIEMVQIALSQLRKLINKDPLGFNLLPELFTLTQLQNVHEAIMGVEIDKRNFRKRIKQIDFIEKTKYIDKITSKRGAALYRINKQAYSDASL, encoded by the coding sequence ATGAATAAATACTACAAAGGTGAACCCAAACTATTAGTTTCGGTCGACTGCATCGTACTCGGGTTCGAAAACAAGAAGCTACAGTTACTCGTTGGTAAGCGTAAGGTTGAACCGTACAGCGGAAAACTATCTCTCTACGGCGGATTCGTTAGAGAAAACGAGAGTTTGAAAGAGGCTGCCAACAGAGTTCTTTTCCAATGCACAGGTATCAATGACATCTATATGCGTCAGGTAGGAGCCTTCGGTGAAACCGACCGTGACCCTGGTGATCGCGTTATCTCAATCGCTTATTGTGCACTCATCAATGTGTCTGACTACGATAATAAATTGTTGGAAGAGAACGACCTACAGTGGGTTGACATCAACAAATTACCAGAGCTATTTGGTGACCACATCGAAATGGTACAGATAGCATTGAGTCAACTCCGCAAACTCATCAATAAAGACCCACTCGGTTTCAATCTTCTCCCAGAACTCTTCACGCTCACACAGCTTCAGAATGTCCACGAAGCGATTATGGGTGTTGAGATTGACAAACGCAACTTCCGTAAGCGTATCAAGCAAATCGACTTCATTGAGAAGACAAAGTATATTGATAAGATAACCAGCAAGCGTGGTGCCGCATTGTATCGCATCAACAAACAAGCCTATTCAGATGCCTCACTATAA
- the galK gene encoding galactokinase, giving the protein MDIEFVRSRFIKHFDGKTGNIYFSPGRINLIGEHTDYNGGFVFPGAVDKGIMAEVRPNGTNTVMCYSIDLKDRVEFKVDDPEGPRATWARFIYGMVQEFKALGVDVKGFNIAFAGDVPLGAGMSSSAAMESCFGCALNDLFADNKISKWDIALAGQATEHKYIGVNCGIMDQFASVFGQKGKLMRLDCRSREFEYFPFNPQGYKLVLVNSKVKHELVGSPYNDRRRSCENVVAAIAKQFPEKKYETLRDANWDELEAVKDKVSAEDYQRAHFVLGEKERVLAVCDALVAGDYETVGQKMYETHHGLSKEYEVSCEELDFLNDVAKENGVTGSRIMGGGFGGCTINLVKDELYDKFIADVTEKFTAKYGHAPEVYPVVISEGSHKVC; this is encoded by the coding sequence ATGGACATAGAATTCGTAAGAAGCCGTTTTATTAAGCATTTCGACGGCAAGACTGGAAACATTTATTTCTCACCAGGACGTATTAACCTTATTGGCGAACACACTGATTATAATGGTGGTTTCGTATTCCCAGGTGCAGTAGACAAGGGTATTATGGCAGAGGTTCGTCCTAATGGTACAAACACTGTTATGTGCTATTCTATCGACCTCAAGGACCGTGTAGAGTTCAAAGTTGACGACCCAGAGGGTCCACGCGCTACATGGGCACGCTTCATTTATGGTATGGTACAGGAGTTCAAGGCACTTGGTGTTGACGTAAAGGGTTTCAACATTGCCTTTGCTGGTGACGTTCCTCTCGGTGCAGGTATGAGTTCATCTGCTGCTATGGAGAGCTGTTTCGGATGCGCATTGAACGACTTGTTTGCTGATAATAAGATATCAAAGTGGGACATCGCACTCGCTGGTCAGGCTACAGAACACAAGTATATCGGTGTGAACTGTGGTATCATGGACCAGTTTGCAAGCGTCTTCGGTCAGAAAGGTAAGCTGATGCGCCTTGACTGCCGCAGCCGTGAATTCGAGTATTTCCCATTCAATCCACAGGGTTATAAGCTCGTTCTTGTCAACTCAAAGGTTAAGCACGAACTTGTTGGTAGCCCATATAACGATCGTCGCAGAAGCTGTGAGAACGTTGTTGCAGCTATTGCTAAGCAGTTCCCAGAGAAGAAGTATGAGACATTGCGTGATGCTAACTGGGACGAGTTAGAGGCTGTTAAGGACAAGGTTAGTGCTGAAGACTACCAGCGTGCACACTTCGTTCTCGGTGAGAAAGAGCGTGTACTCGCTGTTTGTGACGCACTTGTTGCTGGTGACTATGAGACAGTTGGTCAGAAGATGTATGAAACACATCACGGACTTAGCAAGGAATATGAGGTAAGCTGCGAAGAACTCGACTTCCTCAATGACGTTGCTAAAGAGAATGGCGTAACTGGTTCCCGCATCATGGGTGGTGGCTTCGGTGGTTGTACTATCAACCTCGTTAAGGATGAGTTGTATGACAAGTTCATTGCTGACGTAACAGAGAAGTTCACAGCCAAGTATGGTCATGCCCCAGAAGTCTATCCTGTGGTTATCAGTGAAGGTTCTCACAAGGTTTGCTAA
- a CDS encoding MFS transporter, with product MENQTNKKGTLVAIITMMFLFAMISFVTNMAAPFGTIWKQHYEWAGMMGNMMNFAAYLFMGIPAGMMITKYGYKKTALVALALGFFGIGIQYFSSTMDGNAISTYVVYLLGAFVCGFCVCILNTVVNPMLNLLGGGGNRGNQLIQTGGSLNSLAATLTPMLAGSMIGEITKETSLKAVTPLLLIALVIFAASFVIVWFTQLTEPETEKTDVVGGVKEALRYRQLLLGIIAIFFYVGVEVGIPGQLLFYLSEPVANGGVLGSAATAGLIAGVYWMLMLVGRFVSAFISGKVSSRMQLTVTSAVALLLLLVAIFMPEDVKMSLSIPNLAESTLDQVEVPTKVLFIILCGICTSVMWGVIFNLATEGLGKYTATASGLFMTMVVGGGVMPLIQNLMATKVGDIQSYWLIVGMLAYMLFYALVGSHPSKKA from the coding sequence ATGGAAAATCAAACTAACAAGAAAGGAACCTTGGTGGCTATTATCACCATGATGTTCTTATTTGCGATGATCTCTTTCGTAACCAATATGGCGGCACCATTTGGTACAATTTGGAAGCAGCACTATGAGTGGGCTGGTATGATGGGTAACATGATGAACTTTGCAGCTTACCTTTTCATGGGTATTCCTGCAGGTATGATGATTACAAAATACGGATATAAGAAAACTGCTCTTGTTGCTTTGGCACTTGGTTTCTTCGGTATTGGCATCCAGTATTTCTCAAGTACAATGGACGGAAATGCCATCAGCACATACGTAGTTTACTTGCTCGGAGCCTTCGTTTGTGGTTTCTGCGTTTGTATCTTGAACACCGTTGTAAACCCAATGTTGAACCTTCTTGGCGGTGGTGGTAACCGTGGTAACCAGCTGATCCAGACAGGTGGTTCGTTGAACTCACTCGCAGCGACGCTGACTCCAATGCTCGCAGGTTCTATGATTGGTGAGATTACAAAGGAAACATCACTCAAGGCAGTAACTCCATTGTTGTTGATTGCGTTAGTTATCTTTGCAGCTTCATTCGTTATCGTTTGGTTTACACAGTTGACAGAGCCAGAAACAGAGAAGACAGACGTCGTTGGTGGTGTCAAGGAGGCTCTGCGTTATCGTCAGTTGTTGCTCGGTATCATTGCTATCTTCTTCTACGTAGGTGTTGAGGTTGGTATTCCTGGTCAGCTCTTGTTCTACCTCAGTGAGCCAGTTGCAAACGGCGGTGTACTTGGTAGTGCAGCAACAGCAGGTCTGATTGCAGGTGTTTATTGGATGTTGATGCTCGTAGGTCGCTTCGTTAGTGCCTTCATCAGCGGTAAGGTATCATCTCGTATGCAGTTGACCGTAACCTCAGCAGTAGCCCTTCTCCTCTTGCTCGTGGCTATCTTCATGCCAGAGGATGTAAAGATGAGTCTTTCAATTCCTAACCTTGCAGAGAGCACACTCGACCAAGTAGAGGTCCCAACAAAGGTATTGTTCATCATCCTTTGTGGTATCTGTACATCAGTTATGTGGGGTGTTATCTTCAACCTCGCTACCGAAGGCCTTGGTAAATACACAGCGACAGCTTCTGGTCTCTTCATGACTATGGTTGTTGGTGGTGGTGTAATGCCATTGATTCAGAACCTTATGGCAACAAAGGTAGGCGACATCCAGAGCTACTGGCTCATCGTTGGTATGTTGGCTTACATGCTCTTCTACGCATTAGTAGGCTCACATCCTTCAAAGAAGGCTTAA
- a CDS encoding aldose epimerase family protein, with protein MVNTEETHYACGLKKEDFQTTIGGKKTDLYVLRNAKGNEVAVTNYGGAIVAIMVPDKEGKLANVIQGHDNIQEVIASPEPYLSTLIGRYGNRIAKGRFQLNGKEYKLAINNGPNSLHGGKEGFNAKVWDAVQVNDHAVVLKYISSYGEEGYTGEVEVWVAYSFSDNDELIIKYSAKTNKKTIINLTSHGFFSLAGIANPTPTIDDLECQINADFYLPIDETSIPTGEILKVAGTPFDFREPKAVGQDIDADHEQITNGAGYDHCFVLNKKEEGELSFAARIKEPKSGRTMEVYTTEPGVQVYTHNWADGYKGQHGATFPRRSAICFEAQHFPDSPNHPYFPSVILEPCKEYTQRTIYKFGVEK; from the coding sequence ATGGTAAATACCGAAGAGACACACTACGCGTGTGGACTGAAAAAAGAAGACTTCCAGACGACAATAGGCGGTAAGAAAACCGATCTTTATGTACTCAGAAATGCCAAGGGCAATGAGGTTGCAGTCACTAATTACGGTGGTGCGATTGTTGCTATTATGGTTCCTGACAAAGAAGGTAAATTAGCAAATGTCATTCAAGGACATGACAATATACAAGAGGTTATCGCCTCACCAGAGCCTTATCTTTCAACACTTATTGGCCGTTATGGCAACCGTATTGCTAAAGGTCGTTTCCAGTTGAACGGAAAGGAGTATAAACTTGCTATTAATAATGGTCCTAACTCTCTGCATGGAGGTAAGGAGGGCTTTAACGCAAAGGTATGGGATGCAGTACAAGTTAACGACCACGCCGTTGTTTTGAAGTACATTTCTTCTTATGGAGAGGAAGGCTATACAGGCGAAGTTGAAGTCTGGGTAGCCTATTCATTCTCTGATAACGACGAACTCATTATCAAGTATTCTGCCAAGACAAACAAGAAGACGATTATCAATCTTACCAGTCATGGATTCTTCTCTTTGGCAGGTATTGCTAATCCTACACCAACAATTGACGACTTAGAATGCCAGATAAACGCAGACTTCTATCTTCCTATTGACGAAACATCCATCCCAACAGGTGAGATTTTGAAGGTAGCTGGTACTCCATTCGACTTCCGTGAGCCAAAGGCAGTAGGTCAGGATATCGACGCTGACCACGAACAGATTACGAATGGCGCAGGTTACGACCACTGTTTCGTACTGAATAAGAAGGAAGAAGGCGAGCTATCATTCGCTGCACGCATCAAAGAACCAAAGAGTGGCAGAACAATGGAGGTGTATACAACAGAGCCAGGTGTTCAAGTATATACCCATAACTGGGCTGACGGCTATAAGGGACAGCATGGTGCAACCTTCCCACGTCGCAGTGCTATCTGCTTCGAAGCACAGCACTTCCCAGACAGTCCAAACCACCCTTATTTCCCTTCAGTCATCTTAGAGCCATGTAAGGAGTACACACAGAGAACGATTTATAAGTTCGGTGTAGAGAAATAA
- a CDS encoding TonB-dependent receptor: MMLKLKLDRHQWAGVLFALLCWCMPLAAQHENTTKPTHDSICLSEVVVSTRRQMMSVNQIGSQINQTAITNAMGRSLGSLLEGVSGISSIQTGTIVSKPVIHGMYGNRILLVSNGARLTGQQWGADHAPEVDKNSYSNIEVVKGADAVRYGSEALGGIVLMQPSPLPYDVSGLHGMVAGLYGTNGRRFGASGYVENSFKWHGDWAWRLHLNTENGGDRSTAHYLLNNTGMRENDLSLALGYRRGAWRLETGYSLFAQKLGVMQSAQMGNEQLLQERIRLGQPVDFTPFSRHIDYPFQQITHHNVYFKAFFDHEKIGHFAFQSTFQQDNRRENRIRRLNHSDIPTVSLHLNSLQNSLVWNKGYQHWKSEAGAQLLITDNTNERGTGVVPIIPNYTEVAFGLYALQKFTADRWGMEAGVRFDGQQTKADGYDWTGRRYGGKRDFANFTYSLGGHYHINKQLKLTSHFGVAWRAPHVYELYSNGNELSSGIFVKGDSTLLSEQSYKWISSLKYTSKYFDVQLDGYLQWINNYIFDQPTGRNITVVSGAYPVFQYRQTRAFFQGVDLDAHVRPVSSLDYHLVTAMIWAREMPSHAYLPYIPSFRLTHSLTWSLPFFKAFSPKLGLTHRFVAKQTRFNPATDLIANSPEAYHLMGFDVSFSVPMREGQSLRVGLMGDNILNREYKEYTNRSRYYAHDMGRDVRCMITWNF, from the coding sequence ATGATGCTTAAATTAAAATTAGACAGGCATCAGTGGGCTGGTGTTTTATTCGCATTGCTGTGTTGGTGTATGCCGTTAGCTGCACAGCATGAGAATACCACTAAGCCTACTCATGATTCCATTTGCCTAAGTGAAGTTGTGGTTTCTACTCGTCGCCAGATGATGAGTGTAAACCAAATAGGCAGTCAAATCAATCAAACCGCCATTACAAATGCTATGGGACGCTCCTTAGGTTCATTGCTTGAGGGGGTCAGTGGTATAAGTTCTATCCAGACAGGAACAATTGTTTCAAAGCCTGTGATACACGGAATGTATGGCAATCGCATACTCTTGGTGAGCAATGGTGCACGTCTGACGGGTCAGCAATGGGGTGCAGATCATGCCCCAGAAGTAGATAAAAACAGTTATAGTAACATCGAAGTGGTGAAAGGAGCAGATGCTGTAAGATATGGTTCTGAGGCACTTGGCGGTATTGTGCTTATGCAACCTTCCCCCTTACCTTATGATGTCAGTGGTCTTCATGGTATGGTAGCGGGACTTTATGGCACCAATGGCAGACGCTTCGGAGCCTCAGGTTATGTTGAAAATAGCTTTAAGTGGCATGGCGACTGGGCGTGGCGTTTACATCTGAATACCGAGAATGGAGGCGACAGAAGTACGGCTCATTACCTGCTAAACAATACTGGAATGCGTGAAAACGACCTCTCCCTCGCCTTAGGTTATAGGCGTGGAGCGTGGCGATTAGAGACAGGTTATAGTCTGTTTGCACAGAAATTAGGTGTTATGCAGAGTGCACAGATGGGTAACGAACAGCTGTTACAAGAGCGTATCCGCCTCGGTCAGCCTGTCGACTTCACACCTTTCAGTCGGCATATAGACTATCCTTTTCAGCAGATAACTCATCATAATGTCTATTTCAAGGCGTTTTTTGATCACGAAAAGATAGGACATTTCGCTTTTCAATCAACCTTCCAGCAGGACAATCGACGCGAAAACCGCATCCGACGTCTGAACCATTCGGACATTCCTACCGTCAGTTTGCACTTGAATTCGTTGCAGAACTCACTCGTATGGAACAAGGGTTATCAGCATTGGAAGAGTGAAGCAGGAGCGCAACTGCTGATAACTGATAACACGAACGAGCGTGGAACGGGTGTTGTTCCTATCATTCCGAATTACACGGAGGTAGCTTTCGGACTCTATGCGCTGCAGAAATTCACTGCTGATCGATGGGGAATGGAGGCTGGAGTGCGCTTTGATGGACAGCAAACAAAGGCTGACGGCTATGATTGGACAGGACGAAGATATGGCGGAAAGCGTGACTTTGCGAACTTTACTTATAGTCTTGGTGGTCATTATCACATCAATAAACAACTGAAACTGACCTCCCATTTTGGTGTAGCTTGGCGTGCCCCACACGTCTATGAGCTGTATAGTAATGGCAACGAACTTAGTTCTGGTATCTTCGTTAAGGGCGATTCAACCCTCCTTTCAGAGCAGAGTTACAAGTGGATTAGCTCTTTGAAGTATACAAGTAAGTACTTTGATGTTCAGCTCGATGGCTACCTTCAGTGGATTAATAACTACATCTTCGACCAGCCAACAGGGCGGAATATCACGGTTGTATCAGGTGCTTACCCTGTATTCCAGTACAGACAGACACGTGCTTTCTTCCAAGGTGTCGACTTAGATGCCCACGTTCGCCCCGTATCGTCGCTCGATTATCATCTTGTTACGGCAATGATTTGGGCACGTGAGATGCCTTCTCACGCCTATCTACCTTATATTCCGAGCTTCCGTCTGACCCATTCACTGACGTGGTCGCTGCCTTTCTTCAAGGCATTCTCACCTAAGTTAGGACTCACTCATCGCTTTGTGGCTAAGCAAACACGCTTCAACCCTGCCACAGACCTCATCGCCAACAGTCCTGAAGCCTATCATCTTATGGGCTTTGATGTTAGCTTCTCGGTGCCAATGCGTGAAGGTCAGTCACTTCGAGTAGGACTGATGGGAGACAATATCCTTAACCGTGAGTACAAGGAATACACTAACCGCAGCCGCTACTATGCCCATGATATGGGGCGTGATGTGCGCTGTATGATTACATGGAACTTCTAA